The Anopheles moucheti chromosome 3, idAnoMoucSN_F20_07, whole genome shotgun sequence genome contains the following window.
cgcacacgcgatccGTAACGGcactgtcacccgtcaccgaactgtcaccgtcattacgtcaggtgacataaacaaaaacgaatcatacgttcaccgttgtctacaacactTTATCTAAAGTAATAATGTAAGTAATTTCATAGAAGTAGACGTCCGTTActtaatttaacaatttgcTCTCCTTCCCTCATCTACCTTTTCAGTCATAGAGTAAACGTGTTTCTGCTCATCTACCAGCTCGGTACTTGCTGCGTGtacgttgtgtttgtgtcgtcTAACATTAAGGCCATTGCTGACTACTACACCGATACCGATGTGCGGCTATACATGCTGATCATTCTTCTGCCACTCATCCTGATCAACTGGGTCTGTAGCCACTTGCAGGAGCTGCCTCTTCCGTTGCACTAAACCACGTACTAATTCGTCGTTTGACTGTTACCGGATCTCCCATTGTGTAGGTTAGGAATCTGAAATCATTGGCACCATTCTCGACGGTAGCTAATTTTGTCACGCTCGTCTCGTTCGGCATCATCTTGTACTACATCTTCCGCGAGCCCATCTCGTTCGAGAATCGCGACAAAGTCGGCACAATGAGCGGTTTCGCGCTCTTCTTCGGCACAGTGCTATTCGCTTTGGAAGCAATCGGTGTGGTGAGTAAGCAGTTGTTTGTGCTACGATATTCGATAATGCGGTTACACATGTCTTATTGCTTTTAGATCCTGCCATTGGAGAATGAGATGAAAACTCCGAATAAGTTCGGTGGTAGTTTTGGTGTGCTGAACAAGGCAATGATCCTGATCGTCACACTGTACATTGGTATGGGCTTTTTCGGATATCTGAACTACGGTTCAGCTATAAAGGGATCGATAACGTTGAATCTGCCTGAGGAAAAATGTAAGCAGTTTGAGCAGCCATTGTAGCAGAGATCGTATGATTAAATGATTTACTTTGCTCTTCTCCTCCCTCAGCTTGGCCCAGTGCGTTAAGGGAATGTTAGCCTTTGCCATCTACATCACCCACGGGCTGGCGTGTTACGTAGCGATAGATATCACCTGGAACGACTACTTGAAGAAGAATTTGGGTGATTCTCCACGAAGCACCTTTTATGAGTACATCGCACGAACGGTGCTAGTGTTAATCACATGTACGTATAGGTTTATTTGGATTCCAGCGCGGATTTGCTCATCTAATGCACTTCTCCTCTCATTACAGTCTTGCTGGCAGTGGCCATTCCCAATCTGGAACTCTTCATTTCGCTGTTCGGAGCACTGTGCCTTTCTGCCCTGGGCATTGCATTCCCTGCATTGATACAAACCTGCACGTACGGGCACCATCGGCAGGGTATGGCAAAGGTGTGGATGGTTGCGAAGAACAGCGTTATTGGCGTGGTAGCCATGCTGGGGCTGGTGATCGGTACCTCGACCAGCATGATCGAAATCATTCACACCCTCGGACATGACGATTGAGGattgtgtggctgtgtgcgcTAGCAATAAACAAGCAGCGAAAATCAACATCCGCAACCAACATGAAGTATTgattcgccatcttttcactCCATCATTACAAATAAGTATTACTCGACACGTAAACAGCGCACCTGGCGACAGAGAGAAAGTGCACTTTTGAGGGCAGGACTGTGAGGGGTGTGTTATGTGAATGTGTGGgacagagaaagagacaggGTGGAACATTTGGAACAGAAAGAAGATAATTGTTAGAGCCATAACCATTCCTATGCTAAATGCGTCGAGAAGTCAAAGCGTTAGCTGTAGCTGTCGAACTACTACCGAGCTGCTCCTGATCTCCTGATCATGATGTGACAGGCGATGGTTTACCGGTCTGCCGGTCCATTTGCCGTCAGCTGTTCAATCATTTCTATCatatgtgcttttattttaaggTGTTCTTGCACATTCATTCGATGTTCCCTATGATCGCAACGATCGCAACTGTGAAGCGGTGGTGTATGTGCATGAAGCCCACCAGGACGAACATATCTATCTTGTAAGACTAGCTAAGCGAAGCGAAATGATCaaacggaaaattgaaaagttgTGTACATAGCGTAAGTGAAGTTGCAATAAACTagtattttaaagaaaacagctATGCTGGAGCGATGTGTTCTCTTTATGTATTGCAGTCCGACCGGCAACCTCTcctaataaaacttttttttaacgtaTAAGACAACCTAGCTGATTTATTGGTAGTTGGAGTAAGCCTGTTAGTACCGTATACATTTCATACATTCCGCTACGGGTGGTCTCCAAGAAGCTTAACCCATTACATCACAGCGTATTCAACTTGATACGCAAAAATACACTATTTTAACAAGTTTACACGTATGCTTTAAATCAAAAGCGTGAGGTATATTTCGTTCGACCTTTAGCTTTATCGCACCTAAATTTCATCTGTTGAAATGACTAAAGGCTATCGCCTCACGTGTTAAAACATTCTGAAAGCTTTccaaattattgtttatttttagagcATTTGAACAAAATCCGGGTTTAATGATACCAGATGATAATTTAAGAGTTCTTTTAGTGCTAGTTCCACTTTGTAGGTCAATTTTGACCGTTTatgtcagcggcggatcaaacggtaggcggtgtaggcggtcgcaaaaaatttgtgtagtagtaactttccactttccTCTTTCCATATGCaaaattttcctcttcctttcgaagaaacttggtgagcgagagtgtaaattgttcagtttttcatcggaaaatgtttgccacttgtttttgacgaaattgttgttcaGACTATTAATACGGTTAGATTAGTGTTTTATGATGTAgtaaaagacaatttattataggacttgtaaattcagttcaccaagaaagaaaatctacaGCATTTCGGATGAGGAACAatgtaacaaaagaataaaaatcactgtaaagtttagcattacacaaataacaaaacaatagctcataaagtataaaaagaagctaaaagaagagaaaacaacttgcaatgtaaatataaatataaaaaaggttactttaaggttaggttacaacagaatgtaaaacaaaacttaaaaagaaatattaagaatgtaaataaattaccattaaaattggaatttatgtaaaaaattaGGTAAGATAATATGTTATAACTTCATTAAAGCCTTAGCTGTTTTCGCTTGACTTGCATAATTACCAAATATTTTCAGTTCAAATTAGCTAAGTATCATAGGTATAGTACAGTGAAGATTTATGTTCTCGTTGAAACAGACGTgctttaaaacacacttttattaatttcaactattcgacaacttcaatactaattcaccttctcttaagaaaatgaaaacatattactaaagggtgcactccaactcattattgcatcatttaattgttgacgAGTGCAAAGCGGTGACATAATGGAAACATGTGTGTCACCGTACCCTGTTGAATTGTCACGAGGTTCACgttaatttccactacgaaattatgcactatccgtgaaattatctttcccctccacatttactactgctgaaactgctggcagctgaatgtgccgaatctaaagccgtgtttgtttaactGTAGCTGTAATCTGTAGCACAAACGCTTCTTAAAAATAGAAccatgcagaaaaataactattacgttatttaatgaaaaaacatattcatgtttgtttttagtatctttaatttcatcctTTATTAATACATTTCAGATTTACATGACTGgtgtaacaaagtacatgtgtgatatttgccatttcactaattcgatgtaaaatatttatttttttatccgagaatacgcgaatttctatttttagttccaaaggTACGATACAAGATAACGAAATATAGAGGTGTATAAGAATGGCTGCGATTAACCGGACATGTTGGAGAAATAcgcaacaaaccgaacagtatcgccatctgacggcatcgaggcttcgaaacgaaacactaactgTTGTGGTGTGATTTACTTCTTGCTGCCCTTTCCAGTAGGTTTGCTTCCCTTCGCTGCAGGCCCAGACCCTGTAGCGTTCGTGACCGATATGCGAACTTTAGTGTTCGtagcctccggcccaccggcactcgccttcttcccgggtTCTCCTTTATGggtaacatttttccaacccggtccagtgttcgtagcctccggcccaccggcacccgccttcttccatggtcctcctttttgtgtcacatttttccaacccggtccagtgttcgtagtctccggcccaACGGCACctgccttcttccatggtcctcctttttgtgtcacatttttccaacccggtccagtgttcgtagtctccggcccaccggcacccgccttcttccatggtcctcctttttgtgtcacatttttccaacccggtctagtgttcgtagtctccggcccaacggcacccgccttcttccatggtcctcctttttgtgtcacatttttccaacccggtccagtgttcgtagtctccggcccaccggcacctgccttcttccatggtcctcctttttgtgtcacatttttccaacccggtctagtgttcgtagtctccggcccaacggcacccgccttcttccatggtcctcctttttgtgtcacatttttccaacccggtccagtgttcgtagtctccggcccaccggcacccgccttcttccatggtcctccttttcGTGTCACATTTgtccaacccggtccagtagCTGCCCTGGAGGTGGCGTCACCTTTCGCATGGTTCGATACTCCACCACGTACTCCGGGAGCTTTGGATTGTGCTTCTTTCCGTTGGTGGAGCGTTGTTTTCTGCTTGTGAtcatgttgttgttcttttgcaGGATCATCTGTACGGAAgccgaccgtttttttccgcgAAACGGGTGCACTGTCActgacacgatctttgccatcggaagtcggctggttggtagattcgtcgttgtcatttCCATTTAGATTCGTCCGTTTCATGTCATTCGTACTTTTCTCTTTAGTCGAACCCAGTATGACGGAGGCGggtttgggaccgtgggatggacgaccggtacgccacggacgacgggtaACAGGTCTGGTCGTTGGAGCGGTTGCAAATATAATCTGACGAGGAACATAGCTGTAAGAGCTGGTCGATGTGGACTCCTCCTTCTGGCTCATTTGGTGTGCGCAATCGATACAACGAAATCggcaaatgtggcacaatcgacacgattGGAAACAAGCTTCCATTGTGTCCAAACCGTAGAAAGATGTTTTTCCATTTAGTGCCGGCCCCAATTTTGCCAAAGGTTCCtccttttgggttttgttgcaaCACTTTGGACAGCAGTACTGGATTGACAGCCAATTCAAACAGGCGTTGCAACGTTCACAACAGCAGAAACAGCGTTCCATCATGTAAGCTGGTGTAAGATGGTTGCTTTGATAGGAATGATTATATTTCGATGTTGTCAAAGGTTTATATTAGCTAGTCGACGtatggttgcttcgattgtaaATTTCTGAATgcttatatttcaatgttgccTGTCAAATAGTACTGTCAAATAGAACTGTCAAATAGTGCAGGATTTGCTTTCCTAACAGGTTTCAGTCGTCGTAAAAAAATTCCTTCACGCTTCTTTGCAGCCCATCAACGAAATGAAGAAGACGACAATCTGTTCAAAATCCAAAATGTGTATTTTAACAGATTATATTTTGATTTAACTtgtgataaaattataatctGTATCCAAAAGGATAGGGTTTTGCAATGAAAGATCcaagaaaataatgaaaaagctAAACTGAAACTACATGTGTATCCTTAAAAATATTTCGACTTCTGAACATGACCTAATTAATCGAATCGAACGCTTcttaagcaaaaaaattaatttccaatagcaataaaataaaaaaagaatcaattttTTCCTTCGTGCAATTTAATGTATGTGTACAAGTGcgtatgtttaatattttatttatttttattatttattagctGAACCACTTGTGATAATTTCCAAATAAtagtttttaagaaaaaaattcataaaaatatcGATTACTATTGTAGCTTTTAAACGTCTTTCAGCGTTAAATAACGGTGATTTCACTTATTAGATGTGGTTGAAACTTCattctgaaaaaaaagattgcggCTGTGTGTAGGCAATCGGAGAACATGTCTAATGGGCATCAATTCAAATCAACACTAGAATGGTTAAAATTTTATACCAACAAAACCTATTATCGTAGTAGACAGTTCTcaatgttttgcttattttctaTTGCATTACCGTATTGCCGAAAAATAGTGATAAGACTCCGTGGATGTATTATAAAATGTGCCATATAAGCTATCAACACTACGAGCCGCTTTCTAACAACCACAATCGCCGCGATAGCTTGAGTAATAGTGTGCGTGACATCTCCTGCCTTTTGCAGCCGACCGAAGCGCGCCGAATGAACGAGCAAGCACCGTCAGTCAGTTCTCGAACGACCAGGCGTCCGCTTCAAGCGACGTCACCATTTTCTGTTGCGGCTGTACAGCGAAACGTTGGTGACCGAGAAAGGATATTAAAGCAGAGCACGAGCTGTGCAAGCGGAAACGAGTGCCGAGCCTGAACTATCCGGCCGTTACGCAGACTGCACTGCTGGAAGGACCGGAAGCGCTTAAACCTttatgttgcaacgcaacgttcttttcaatttcgttttcaCCACCGCGGACGCGTTTATTAACACCAaattttgcaagtttcttaAACCAATTTTATTTCCTACTTCAAACTTAAcgtctttcgcggagcactttCTTAGaccggttttggttttgtggttcGGTTTGGCGCGGGTGTAGTTCGGCTTCGCTAGAGGTGTAATTCGGGATGCGCGGCTTGTCTTGGGTGCgcgttaaaaaattacacgtcctTTCGCTGGCGGGTTTCGACTGTGAATCCCtaaaatcgatggcgcacacgcgatccGTAACGGcactgtcacccgtcaccgaactgtcaccgtcattacgtcaggtgacataaacaaaaacgaatcatacgttcaccgttgtctacaacactTTATCTAAAGTAATAATGTAAGTAATTTCATAGAAGTAGACGTCCGTTActtaatttaacaatttgcTCTCCTTCCCTCATCTACCTTTTCAGTCATAGAGTAAACGTGTTTCTGCTCATCTACCAGCTCGGTACTTGCTGCGTGtacgttgtgtttgtgtcgtcTAACATTAAGGCCATTGCTGACTACTACACCGATACCGATGTGCGGCTATACATGCTGATCATTCTTCTGCCACTCATCCTGATCAACTGGGTCTGTAGCCACTTGCAGGAGCTGCCTCTTCCGTTGCACTAAACCACGTACTAATTCGTCGTTTGACTGTTACCGGATCTCCCATTGTGTAGGTTAGGAATCTGAAATCATTGGCACCATTCTCGACGGTAGCTAATTTTGTCACGCTCGTCTCGTTCGGCATCATCTTGTACTACATCTTCCGCGAGCCCATCTCGTTCGAGAATCGCGACAAAGTCGGCACAATGAGCGGTTTCGCGCTCTTCTTCGGCACAGTGCTATTCGCTTTGGAAGCAATCGGTGTGGTGAGTAAGCAGTTGTTTGTGCTACGATATTCGATAATGCGGTTACACATGTCTTATTGCTTTTAGATCCTGCCATTGGAGAATGAGATGAAAACTCCGAATAAGTTCGGTGGTAGTTTTGGTGTGCTGAACAAGGCAATGATCCTGATCGTCACACTGTACATTGGTATGGGCTTTTTCGGATATCTGAACTACGGTTCAGCTATAAAGGGATCGATAACGTTGAATCTGCCTGAGGAAAAATGTAAGCAGTTTGAGCAGCCATTGTAGCAGAGATCGTATGATTAAATGATTTACTTTGCTCTTCTCCTCCCTCAGCTTGGCCCAGTGCGTTAAGGGAATGTTAGCCTTTGCCATCTACATCACCCACGGGCTGGCGTGTTACGTAGCGATAGATATCACCTGGAACGACTACTTGAAGAAGAATTTGGGTGATTCTCCACGAAGCACCTTTTATGAGTACATCGCACGAACGGTGCTAGTGTTAATCACATGTACGTATAGGTTTATTTGGATTCCAGCGCGGATTTGCTCATCTAATGCACTTCTCCTCTCATTACAGTCTTGCTGGCAGTGGCCATTCCCAATCTGGAACTCTTCATTTCGCTGTTCGGAGCACTGTGCCTTTCTGCCCTGGGCATTGCATTCCCTGCATTGATACAAACCTGCACGTACGGGCACCATCGGCAGGGTATGGCAAAGGTGTGGATGGTTGCGAAGAACAGCGTTATTGGCGTGGTAGCCATGCTGGGGCTGGTGATCGGTACCTCGACCAGCATGATCGAAATCATTCACACCCTCGGACATGACGATTGAGGattgtgtggctgtgtgcgcTAGCAATAAACAAGCAGCGAAAATCAACATCCGCAACCAACATGAAGTATTgattcgccatcttttcactCCATCATTACAAATAAGTATTACTCGACACGTAAACAGCGCACCTGGCGACAGAGAGAAAGTGCACTTTTGAGGGCAGGACTGTGAGGGGTGTGTTATGTGAATGTGTGGgacagagaaagagacaggGTGGAACATTTGGAACAGAAAGAAGATAATTGTTAGAGCCATAACCATTCCTATGCTAAATGCGTCGAGAAGTCAAAGCGTTAGCTGTAGCTGTCGAACTACTACCGAGCTGCTCCTGATCTCCTGATCATGATGTGACAGGCGATGGTTTACCGGTCTGCCGGTCCATTTGCCGTCAGCTGTTCAATCATTTCTATCatatgtgcttttattttaaggTGTTCTTGCACATTCATTCGATGTTCCCTATGATCGCAACGATCGCAACTGTGAAGCGGTGGTGTATGTGCATGAAGCCCACCAGGACGAACATATCTATCTTGTAAGACTAGCTAAGCGAAGCGAAATGATCaaacggaaaattgaaaagttgTGTACATAGCGTAAGTGAAGTTGCAATAAACTagtattttaaagaaaacagctATGCTGGAGCGATGTGTTCTCTTTATGTATTGCAGTCCGACCGGCAACCTCTcctaataaaacttttttttaacgtaTAAGACAACCTAGCTGATTTATTGGTAGTTGGAGTAAGCCTGTTAGTACCGTATACATTTCATACATTCCGCTACGGGTGGTCTCCAAGAAGCTTAACCCATTACATCACAGCGTATTCAACTTGATACGCAAAAATACACTATTTTAACAAGTTTACACGTATGCTTTAAATCAAAAGCGTGAGGTATATTTCGTTCGACCTTTAGCTTTATCGCACCTAAATTTCATCTGTTGAAATGACTAAAGGCTATCGCCTCACGTGTTAAAACATTCTGAAAGCTTTccaaattattgtttatttttagagcATTTGAACAAAATCCGGGTTTAATGATACCAGATGATAATTTAAGAGTTCTTTTAGTGCTAGTTCCACTTTGTAGGTCAATTTTGACCGTTTatgtcagcggcggatcaaacggtaggcggtgtaggcggtcgcaaaaaatttgtgtagtagtaactttccactttccTCTTTCCATATGCaaaattttcctcttcctttcgaagaaacttggtgagcgagagtgtaaattgttcagtttttcatcggaaaatgtttgccacttgtttttgacgaaattgttgttcaGACTATTAATACGGTTAGATTAGTGTTTTATGATGTAgtaaaagacaatttattataggacttgtaaattcagttcaccaagaaagaaaatctacaGCATTTCGGATGAGGAACAatgtaacaaaagaataaaaatcactgtaaagtttagcattacacaaataacaaaacaatagctcataaagtataaaaagaagctaaaagaagagaaaacaacttgcaatgtaaatataaatataaaaaaggttactttaaggttaggttacaacagaatgtaaaacaaaacttaaaaagaaatattaagaatgtaaataaattaccattaaaattggaatttatgtaaaaaattaGGTAAGATAATATGTTATAACTTCATTAAAGCCTTAGCTGTTTTCGCTTGACTTGCATAATTACCAAATATTTTCAGTTCAAATTAGCTAAGTATCATAGGTATAGTACAGTGAAGATTTATGTTCTCGTTGAAACAGACGTgctttaaaacacacttttattaatttcaactattcgacaacttcaatactaattcaccttctcttaagaaaatgaaaacatattactaaagggtgcactccaactcattattgcatcatttaattgttgacgAGTGCAAAGCGGTGACATAATGGAAACATGTGTGTCACCGTACCCTGTTGAATTGTCACGAGGTTCACgttaatttccactacgaaattatgcactatccgtgaaattatctttcccctccacatttactactgctgaaactgctggcagctgaatgtgccgaatctaaagccgtgtttgtttaactGTAGCTGTAATCTGTAGCACAAACGCTTCTTAAAAATAGAAccatgcagaaaaataactattacgttatttaatgaaaaaacatattcatgtttgtttttagtatctttaatttcatcctTTATTAATACATTTCAGATTTACATGACTGgtgtaacaaagtacatgtgtgatatttgccatttcactaattcgatgtaaaatatttatttttttatccgagaatacgcgaatttctatttttagttccaaaggTACGATACAAGATAACGAAATATAGAGGTGTATAAGAATGGCTGCGATTAACCGGACATGTTGGAGAAATAcgcaacaaaccgaacagtatcgccatctgacggcatcgaggcttcgaaacgaaacactaactgTTGTGGTGTGATTTACTTCTTGCTGCCCTTTCCAGTAGGTTTGCTTCCCTTCGCTGCAGGCCCAGACCCTGTAGCGTTCGTGACCGATATGCGAACTTTAGTGTTCGtagcctccggcccaccggcactcgccttcttcccgggtTCTCCTTTATGGGtaacatttttcccacccggtccagtgttcgtagccaccggcccaccggcacccgccttcttccatggtcctcctttttgtgtcacatttttccaacccggtccagtgttcgtagtctccggcccaACGGCACctgccttcttccatggtcctcctttttgtgtcacatttttccaacccggtccagtgttcgtagtctccggcccaccggcacccgccttcttccatggtcctcctttttgtgtcacatttttccaacccggtctagtgttcgtagtctccggcccaacggcacccgccttcttccatggtcctcctttttgtgtcacatttttccaacccggtccagtgttcgtagtctccggcccaccggcacctgccttcttccatggtcctcctttttgtgtcacatttttccaacccggtccagtgttcgtagtctccggcccaccggcacctgccttcttccatggtcctcctttttgtgtcacatttttccaacccggtccagtgttcgtagtctccggcccaacggcacccgccttcttccatggtcctcctttttgtgtcacatttgtccaacccggtccagtagCTGCCCTGGAGGTGGCGTCACCTTTCGCATGGTTCGATACTCCACCACGTACTCCGGGAGCTTTGGATTGTGCTTCTTTCCGTTGGTGGAGCGTTGTTTTCTGCTTGTGAtcatgttgttgttcttttgcaGGATCATCTGTACGGAAgccgaccgtttttttccgcgAAACGGGTGCACTGTCActgacacgatctttgccatcggaagtcggctggttggtagattcgtcgttgtcatttCCATTTAGATTCGTCCGTTTCATGTCATTCGTACTTTTCTCTTTAGTCGAACCCAGTATGACGGAGGCGggtttgggaccgtgggatggacgaccggtacgccacggacgacgggtaACAGGTCTGGTCGTTGGAGCGGTTGCAAATATAATCTGACGAGGAACATAGCTGTAAGAGCTGGTCGATGTGGACTCCTCCTTCTGGCTCATTTGGTGTGCGCAATCGATACAACGAAATCggcaaatgtggcacaatcgacacgattGGAAACAAGCTTCCATTGTGTCCAAACCGTAGAAAGATGTTTTTCCATTTAGTGCCGGCCCCAATTTTGCCAAAGGTTCCtccttttgggttttgttgcaaCACTTTGGACAGCAGTACTGGATTGACAGCCAATTCAAACAGGCGTTGCAACGTTCACAACAGCAGAAACAGCGTTCCATCATGTAAGCTGGTGTAAGATGGTTGCTTTGATAGGAATGATTATATTTCGATGTTGTCAAAGGTTTATATTAGCTAGTCGACGtatggttgcttcgattgtaaATTTCTGAATgcttatatttcaatgttgccTGTCAAATAGTACTGTCAAATAGAACTGTCAAATAGTGCAGGATTTGCTTTCCTAACAGGTTTCAGTCGTCGTAAAAAAATTCCTTCACGCTTCTTTGCAGCCCATCAACGAAATGAAGAAGACGACAATCTGTTCAAAATCCAAAATGTGTATTTTAACAGATTATATTTTGATTTAACTtgtgataaaattataatctGTATCCAAAAGGATAGGGTTTTGCAATGAAAGATCcaagaaaataatgaaaaagctAAACTGAAACTACATGTGTATCCTTAAAAATATTTCGACTTCTGAACATGACCTAATTAATCGAATCGAACGCTTcttaagcaaaaaaattaatttccaatagcaataacataaaaaaaaatcaattttttcctTCGTGCAATTTAATGTATGTGTACAAGTGcgtatgtttaatattttatttatttttattatttattagctGAACCACTTGTGATAATTtccaaataattgtttttaagaaaaaaattcaaaaaaatatcgattacTATTGTAGTTTTTAAACGTCTTTCAGCGTTAAATAACGGTGATTTCACTTATTAGATGTGGTTGAAACTTCattctgaaaaaaaagattgcggCTGTGTGTAGGCAATCGGAGAACATGTCTAATGGGCATCAATTCAAATCAACACTAGAATGGTTAAAATTTTATACCAACAAAACCTATTATCGTAGTAGACAGTTCTcaatgttttgcttattttctaTTGCATTACCGTATTGCCGAAAAATAGTGATAAGACTCCGTGGATGTATTATAAAATGTGCCATATAAGCTATCAACACTACGAGCCGCTTTCTAACAACCACAATCGCCGCGATAGCTTG
Protein-coding sequences here:
- the LOC128302719 gene encoding proton-coupled amino acid transporter-like protein CG1139; its protein translation is MTEAGLGPWDGRPDIKAEHELCKRKRVPSLNYPAVTQTALLEGPEALKPLCCNATHRVNVFLLIYQLGTCCVYVVFVSSNIKAIADYYTDTDVRLYMLIILLPLILINWVRNLKSLAPFSTVANFVTLVSFGIILYYIFREPISFENRDKVGTMSGFALFFGTVLFALEAIGVILPLENEMKTPNKFGGSFGVLNKAMILIVTLYIGMGFFGYLNYGSAIKGSITLNLPEEKCKHLAQCVKGMLAFAIYITHGLACYVAIDITWNDYLKKNLGDSPRSTFYEYIARTVLVLITFLLAVAIPNLELFISLFGALCLSALGIAFPALIQTCTYGHHRQGMAKVWMVAKNSVIGVVAMLGLVIGTSTSMIEIIHTLGHDD
- the LOC128302720 gene encoding proton-coupled amino acid transporter-like protein CG1139, which gives rise to MTEAGLGPWDGRPDIKAEHELCKRKRVPSLNYPAVTQTALLEGPEALKPLCCNATHRVNVFLLIYQLGTCCVYVVFVSSNIKAIADYYTDTDVRLYMLIILLPLILINWVRNLKSLAPFSTVANFVTLVSFGIILYYIFREPISFENRDKVGTMSGFALFFGTVLFALEAIGVILPLENEMKTPNKFGGSFGVLNKAMILIVTLYIGMGFFGYLNYGSAIKGSITLNLPEEKCKHLAQCVKGMLAFAIYITHGLACYVAIDITWNDYLKKNLGDSPRSTFYEYIARTVLVLITFLLAVAIPNLELFISLFGALCLSALGIAFPALIQTCTYGHHRQGMAKVWMVAKNSVIGVVAMLGLVIGTSTSMIEIIHTLGHDD